The Syntrophales bacterium genome includes a region encoding these proteins:
- a CDS encoding alpha/beta hydrolase, protein MKKRLSLPLLALAIVCGCESTDNTKRVDDITMAYWTYGEGYPLVMIMGFSGTMDMWDPTVITELSARYQVIVFDNRGMGKTTAGIREFTIEQFADDTAGLISALGIEQAHVLGWSMGTEIAQELVLRHPEKVNRLVLYAADCGGQEAVQPSDDVVRKMFDKSGTQEEQAYRMFETLFPEDWLIRNRDYIFDLFAG, encoded by the coding sequence ATGAAGAAAAGATTATCCCTACCGTTACTCGCGTTGGCAATCGTGTGCGGATGCGAATCCACGGACAATACGAAACGGGTTGACGATATCACGATGGCGTATTGGACCTACGGCGAAGGGTATCCGCTGGTCATGATTATGGGGTTCAGCGGCACCATGGATATGTGGGACCCCACCGTCATCACGGAGCTTTCCGCCAGGTACCAGGTCATCGTTTTCGACAACCGCGGCATGGGAAAAACAACCGCCGGTATCCGTGAGTTCACCATCGAACAGTTCGCTGACGACACGGCGGGATTGATAAGCGCCCTGGGGATTGAACAGGCCCATGTCCTGGGGTGGTCGATGGGCACGGAAATCGCCCAGGAACTGGTGTTGCGCCATCCGGAAAAAGTCAACCGGCTGGTTCTTTACGCGGCGGACTGCGGCGGTCAAGAAGCCGTTCAACCAAGCGACGACGTGGTCCGGAAAATGTTTGATAAATCCGGAACCCAGGAAGAACAGGCGTACCGGATGTTTGAGACCCTGTTTCCCGAGGATTGGCTGATCCGCAACCGGGACTACATCTTCGATCTCTTTGCCGGC